Below is a genomic region from Thermoflexus hugenholtzii JAD2.
CTGGCTCAATCCGGCCAGTTCGTCCCCCGCCAGGCGACCGCTCAGCCCCGTCTCGCAGGCGCTCAGGGTGACCAGATCGGCGCGCAGGTGGAGTTCCATCCACTGGCGGGCGGTGAAGAGGCCATCGGCCAGCAGGACGCCGGAGCGCAGGGGGTCTTCCCGATCAAAGGAACCGTGACAAGAGAGATGGACCAGGCGCAAGGTCCGATCGCTCAGGACCTCCCGCAGCCGCTCGGCGGTGGCCTCCTGGTCCAGGAGCGCCTTCACCCCCATCTGTGCTGCCACCGACTGCGCCTCGCCCAGGAAGAGCTGTCGTTCCACCTGCCCCTGCTGCGTTGTGGGATCGGCGGGGGTGTAGCCCACCACGACCGCCTCCCCTTGGGCGATAGGCCCCCGCCGCCATTGTCGCTCCAGCAACCCCAGGGCGGGGATGTAGGAGAGGGCGTAGCGATCCAGGAGCGTTTCCCCCTCCCCGTTCAGCTCCAGGGCGTGGAGAGGCAGCAGGTGGAACAGGCTTTCAGGTGCAATCACCAGATGGGTGACGCCCTCCAGGTAAGGGAGCACGGGGGAGAGGAGGGGCCGGCCCAGGCCGCGCCAGCGGTGGGTGAGCGGCCGCCCTGCCTGAAGATGGCGGCGCCGGTTGAGCACCTCATCCGCATAGTTAGCAAGGTAAACATAGCGCAGTTCATCGGGGGCAAGAGACACCTCTACGCTTTGAGGGCGCTCCCATCCGGCCCGCAGGACGAAGAGCAGGATGCGCTCGCCGGTGGTGAAGAGGGAGAGCAGCGCCGTTTGAGGGCCGAGGGCTTCAGCCAGGCGGACCAGACCCTCCCAGGAGGGGCGATCGCCGCGGCGCAGGGCCACGTAGTCGGAGGCCTGGGAACCATAGCCCTCCATCTTTTGCCAGACGACCTGCAGTTGATCCACAAGGGCCTGCCGTTGTTGCAGGTGAGCCAAGCGGGTGACCCCCTCTTCGGCGGTCGCGGCCTGGCCGTGGCGGGACAGGGCGGCGGCGTCCAGGGCATTGAGGCGACTGGCCAGGGCGCGCTCTTGCGCCACCAGTTCGGCGGGGAGGACATCCGGGGCGGGAAGGTCGCCGCGGCTG
It encodes:
- a CDS encoding CHAT domain-containing protein, with translation RLAEVRDREANLERAIAAYQEALGMIDRFFLSASVAAQLGLQEEWAGLYARAVEACHRAARPALAFAIAEGSKSRLLTTLLSRGDLPAPDVLPAELVAQERALASRLNALDAAALSRHGQAATAEEGVTRLAHLQQRQALVDQLQVVWQKMEGYGSQASDYVALRRGDRPSWEGLVRLAEALGPQTALLSLFTTGERILLFVLRAGWERPQSVEVSLAPDELRYVYLANYADEVLNRRRHLQAGRPLTHRWRGLGRPLLSPVLPYLEGVTHLVIAPESLFHLLPLHALELNGEGETLLDRYALSYIPALGLLERQWRRGPIAQGEAVVVGYTPADPTTQQGQVERQLFLGEAQSVAAQMGVKALLDQEATAERLREVLSDRTLRLVHLSCHGSFDREDPLRSGVLLADGLFTARQWMELHLRADLVTLSACETGLSGRLAGDELAGLSQALLYAGASSLLVGLWSVNAWTTASLMVDFYRRLWDKGGHKKTDKATALRQATLALRNGELLSPTEHFDPSDPYYWAPFILIGDWR